From the Butyrivibrio fibrisolvens genome, one window contains:
- the flgC gene encoding flagellar basal body rod protein FlgC has product MGLFTSFDINGSGLTAQRFRMDIISENIANANTTRDEDGDPYVRKVVTFAEKGEQTPFTKIFNKKLDQYSGKGVKVTTVREDTETQMNIVYDPSHPDADEDGYVTYPNVNIVTEMTNLIDAANAYQANATAFNASKQIAQMGLTMGK; this is encoded by the coding sequence ATGGGTTTATTTACTTCTTTTGATATTAATGGATCCGGTCTTACAGCGCAGAGATTCCGTATGGATATCATCTCTGAGAATATAGCCAATGCTAATACGACCCGTGATGAAGACGGAGATCCTTATGTACGTAAGGTTGTAACATTTGCGGAAAAAGGGGAACAGACCCCCTTTACAAAAATATTTAATAAAAAACTTGATCAGTACTCGGGTAAAGGTGTGAAAGTCACAACCGTTCGGGAAGACACCGAGACGCAGATGAACATAGTATATGATCCGTCTCATCCGGATGCTGATGAAGACGGCTATGTTACATATCCTAATGTCAACATCGTAACAGAGATGACCAATCTCATCGATGCTGCAAATGCTTATCAGGCCAATGCGACTGCTTTTAACGCAAGTAAGCAGATCGCGCAGATGGGACTTACAATGGGAAAGTGA
- the flgB gene encoding flagellar basal body rod protein FlgB yields MINSNAFDYINVLDATADATWVRNEILANNIANATTPGYKREDIDFENELRRALGNMKYKSLDEKVANLRGTKVKGRSFKDSVNYSYRLDENNVDPEQENIELVSNQLKYQGVIAGLTSEFQNLQTAMKAPS; encoded by the coding sequence ATGATTAATTCCAACGCATTCGATTATATTAATGTTCTAGATGCAACGGCTGATGCTACGTGGGTAAGGAATGAGATCCTTGCCAATAACATTGCCAATGCGACAACTCCCGGATATAAAAGAGAAGATATAGATTTTGAAAATGAACTAAGACGAGCTCTTGGTAATATGAAATATAAATCACTAGACGAAAAGGTTGCTAACCTTCGCGGAACTAAAGTTAAAGGAAGAAGCTTTAAAGACAGCGTTAATTATTCCTATCGTCTTGATGAGAACAATGTCGATCCGGAGCAGGAGAACATAGAGCTTGTATCTAACCAGCTCAAGTATCAGGGTGTAATAGCAGGGCTTACATCTGAGTTCCAGAATCTTCAGACGGCTATGAAAGCGCCTTCATGA
- the codY gene encoding GTP-sensing pleiotropic transcriptional regulator CodY has product MSSVQLLDKTRKIGKLLHNVNSGKVVFNDICDVLGEILFSNVLVISRKGKVLGTSTRPDIPEISDLLIGKVGSFVDPMLNERLLTILSTKENVNLTTLGFDSEESDRYQAIITPIDIAGERLGTLFIYKVEQAYEIDDIILCEYGTTVVGLEMLRAVNEESAEENRKIAVVKSAISTLSFSEMEAIVHIFDELNGMEGVLVASKIADRDGITRSVIVNALRKFESAGVIESRSSGMKGTYIKVLNDVVFDEVKKLKKESK; this is encoded by the coding sequence ATGAGCAGCGTTCAGCTTCTTGACAAGACTCGTAAGATTGGTAAGCTTCTTCATAATGTTAATTCCGGCAAGGTAGTATTTAATGATATCTGTGATGTTCTGGGAGAAATTCTTTTTTCAAATGTTCTTGTTATAAGCAGAAAAGGCAAAGTCCTTGGAACTTCAACAAGGCCTGATATTCCGGAGATAAGCGATCTTCTTATTGGTAAGGTTGGAAGTTTTGTAGATCCTATGCTCAATGAGAGACTTCTTACAATCCTTTCTACCAAGGAGAATGTGAATCTGACTACTCTTGGTTTTGATTCTGAAGAATCAGACCGATATCAGGCAATCATCACACCTATAGATATAGCCGGAGAGAGGCTTGGAACCCTGTTTATATATAAGGTTGAGCAGGCTTACGAGATAGACGACATCATCTTGTGCGAATATGGCACTACAGTTGTCGGTCTTGAGATGCTTCGTGCTGTTAATGAAGAGAGTGCAGAAGAAAACCGTAAGATAGCGGTTGTTAAGTCGGCTATCAGCACTTTATCTTTTTCAGAGATGGAAGCGATCGTACATATATTCGACGAACTCAACGGTATGGAGGGCGTACTTGTAGCCAGCAAGATTGCTGACAGAGACGGAATCACCCGTTCAGTTATAGTCAATGCTCTTCGTAAGTTTGAAAGCGCCGGTGTTATCGAGTCCAGAAGTTCCGGCATGAAAGGAACTTATATCAAAGTTCTTAACGATGTGGTTTTTGATGAAGTTAAGAAACTCAAAAAAGAGTCAAAATAA
- the yjeM gene encoding glutamate/gamma-aminobutyrate family transporter YjeM yields MKEKKLGLTSLILMIFTSVYGFNNIPRSYYLMGYAAIPWFVIAGILFFIPFAFMVAEFGSAFRHESGGMYSWMCKSVGPKYAFIGTFMWYTSYVLWMVNVSSGIWVPVSNILFGRDTTATWSLFGSDFLSGSRLLGIMAVAFFIFITYFDAKGVDKISKVTSIGGTAVLTINILVVVGSIVMIIVRGGQLQQPFEGFESLKTPLNAAYQGSPIAILSFIVYALFAYGGIEAVGGLVDKTENPEKNFPKGIISAAMVIVAGYAFLIMLVGSFTNYSEILGSKEITLGNVSYVIMSNFAAEIGKAFGVSHSAQLALAHGFARVYAFIMLLALMGAMFTLVYSPLKQIIEGTPKELWPGKMGEIDKDGMPGNAMWIQCTIVCVMILLISFGGDTMQQFFLILTAMVNVGMTVPYMFISYAFPKFKKMKDVDRSFVVFKSQKSATIWGYVVTITLFLANLFAIIQPAMEGDIKTTIWSLSGPVIFGICAWLIYSTYEKKTHASEAAEDILKDNTAEDARVI; encoded by the coding sequence ATGAAAGAGAAAAAGTTAGGACTTACGTCCCTCATATTGATGATTTTTACATCAGTTTACGGATTTAATAACATCCCGCGTTCTTATTACCTAATGGGGTATGCAGCAATTCCATGGTTTGTGATAGCAGGCATCTTATTCTTTATTCCATTTGCATTTATGGTTGCTGAGTTTGGCTCTGCATTTCGCCATGAATCAGGAGGTATGTACTCGTGGATGTGCAAGTCAGTAGGACCTAAGTATGCATTCATTGGTACATTCATGTGGTATACATCATATGTTTTATGGATGGTCAATGTTTCATCTGGTATCTGGGTTCCGGTATCTAATATTCTATTTGGTAGAGACACGACAGCTACCTGGTCATTATTTGGATCAGACTTTTTGTCAGGCTCAAGACTACTTGGTATCATGGCTGTAGCATTTTTTATCTTCATCACATACTTTGATGCCAAGGGCGTTGATAAGATAAGCAAAGTAACTTCGATCGGTGGTACAGCTGTTCTTACTATCAATATATTAGTGGTTGTAGGCTCTATTGTTATGATAATTGTCCGTGGCGGGCAGCTGCAGCAGCCATTTGAGGGCTTCGAGTCACTTAAGACTCCGCTCAATGCAGCATATCAGGGTAGCCCTATTGCTATTCTTTCATTCATCGTATATGCACTCTTTGCATATGGCGGAATTGAAGCTGTAGGCGGCCTTGTTGATAAGACAGAAAATCCAGAGAAGAACTTTCCTAAGGGAATAATTTCTGCAGCTATGGTTATTGTTGCAGGATACGCTTTTCTTATCATGCTTGTCGGTTCATTTACAAACTATAGTGAGATCCTTGGAAGCAAGGAGATCACACTTGGAAATGTGTCATACGTGATCATGTCCAATTTTGCTGCAGAAATAGGTAAAGCATTTGGCGTTAGTCATTCAGCACAGCTGGCACTTGCTCACGGCTTTGCACGCGTTTATGCATTTATCATGCTTCTTGCACTAATGGGAGCAATGTTCACACTTGTATATTCACCACTTAAGCAGATCATCGAGGGAACTCCCAAAGAGCTCTGGCCAGGTAAGATGGGTGAGATTGACAAGGACGGCATGCCTGGGAATGCTATGTGGATTCAGTGCACTATCGTATGCGTAATGATTCTACTTATATCTTTTGGCGGCGATACAATGCAGCAGTTCTTCCTGATCCTTACCGCAATGGTTAATGTTGGAATGACAGTTCCTTACATGTTCATATCATATGCTTTCCCTAAGTTTAAGAAAATGAAGGATGTAGACCGCAGCTTTGTTGTATTCAAGAGCCAGAAGTCAGCAACTATCTGGGGCTATGTAGTAACGATCACATTGTTTTTGGCGAACTTATTTGCTATCATCCAGCCTGCAATGGAAGGTGATATCAAAACAACAATATGGTCACTTAGTGGTCCTGTCATCTTTGGTATATGTGCATGGCTTATTTACTCTACGTATGAGAAGAAAACACATGCAAGCGAAGCTGCAGAAGATATTCTAAAAGACAATACTGCAGAGGATGCTAGAGTAATCTAA